The following coding sequences are from one Carcharodon carcharias isolate sCarCar2 chromosome 11, sCarCar2.pri, whole genome shotgun sequence window:
- the LOC121283894 gene encoding histone H2A-like — MAGCGKAGGKGRAKVTTRSFRAGLQFPFACIHQLLCKGHYAKHVGAEAPIYLATALDYLTAKILKLVGNAAWGNKKVRMIPRYLQLTIHNNEELNKLLGGVTIAQGRVLPNIQAVLLPKKTGHSSKVYA, encoded by the coding sequence ATGGCTGGTTGTGGTAAAGCTGGAGGCAAAGGGCGTGCCAAGGTCACAACTCGCTCATTCAGAGCCGGTCTTCAGTTCCCTTTCGCCTGCATCCACCAACTGCTGTGCAAGGGTCACTATGCCAAGCATGTTGGGGCCGAGGCTCCCATCTACTTAGCCACTGCCCTCGATTACTTGACGGCCAAGATCCTCAAGTTGGTCGGCAATGCGGCCTGGGGCAACAAGAAGGTCCGCATGATCCCCCGCTACCTGCAGCTCACCATCCACAACAATgaggagctcaacaagctgctgggagggGTCACCATAGCCCAGGGCAGGGTCCTGCCCAATATCCAggctgtgctgctgcccaagaaaacTGGCCACTCCAGCAAGGTTTATGCCTGA
- the LOC121283893 gene encoding histone H2A-like, translating to MSGRGKTGGKGLAKAKTRSSRVGLQFPVGRIHRLLRKGHYAERVGAGAPVYLAAVLEYLTAEILKLAGNAARDNKKTLIIPRHLQLAIRNDEELNKLLGGVTIAQGGVLPNIQAVLLPKKTGHPSKVYA from the coding sequence ATGTCCGGTCGCGGTAAAACCGGAGGCAAAGGGCTCGCCAAGGCCAAGACTCGCTCCTCCAGAGTCGGGCTCCAGTTCCCCGTCGGCCGTATCCACCGGCTGCTGCGCAAGGGCCACTATGCCGAGCGGGTCGGGGCCGGAGCCCCCGTCTACCTGGCTGCCGTCCTTGAGTACCTGACGGCCGAGATCCTCAAGCTGGCCGGCAACGCGGCCCGGGACAACAAGAAGACCCTCATCATCCCCCGCCACCTGCAGCTCGCCATCCGCAACGATGAGGAGCTCAATAAGCTGCTGGGCGGGGTCACCATAGCCCAGGGTGGGGtcctgcccaacatccaggctgtgctgctgcccaagaaaaccGGGCACCCCAGCAAGGTTTACGCCTGA